In the Cetobacterium sp. NK01 genome, one interval contains:
- a CDS encoding DUF4158 domain-containing protein, translated as MKTTKFRFLTDKEKRELFILKTAKREIVDNFTLTSEEISHIGRLKKPYLKIGYALQYLLLKNFGRQLNNDIPLEILSYVGEQLKVQEFNLSNYLSNDITRKRYFAEISDTLGFSRFKKDSWIEKTAENIALRASNGLESAFLFLDEL; from the coding sequence ATGAAAACAACTAAATTTCGTTTTCTTACTGACAAGGAAAAGAGAGAACTTTTTATTCTTAAAACTGCAAAGAGAGAGATTGTAGATAATTTTACACTTACTTCGGAAGAGATTTCACATATTGGAAGACTCAAAAAACCCTATCTAAAAATAGGTTATGCTCTACAGTATCTTCTTTTAAAAAACTTTGGAAGACAACTTAATAATGATATTCCCTTGGAAATCTTAAGCTATGTAGGAGAGCAGCTTAAGGTTCAAGAGTTCAATTTAAGTAATTACCTCAGTAATGACATAACTAGAAAAAGGTATTTTGCAGAAATATCTGATACTTTGGGATTTTCAAGATTCAAAAAGGACAGCTGGATTGAAAAAACAGCTGAGAATATAGCTTTGAGAGCTTCAAATGGTTTAGAATCTGCTTTCTTGTTTCTGGATGAATTGTAA
- a CDS encoding recombinase family protein: protein MKFGYARVSTTDQNLEMQISALDKYGVDKIFSDKATGKNMQRKEFVKLLEQLRKGDTLVIFSLSRLGRKTKDLIELIEKFNSEGISLVSLKESIDTNSPVGRAMIGMISIFAELERELITERVKEGVKNARSRGRLGGRPRLDSEKVKEALALYHTEHYSVQEIIKKTGVSKATLYRRLSELEDKNENN, encoded by the coding sequence ATGAAATTTGGATATGCAAGAGTTTCTACTACGGATCAAAATTTAGAAATGCAAATCAGTGCACTGGACAAATATGGAGTGGATAAAATATTTTCAGATAAAGCGACTGGAAAGAATATGCAGAGAAAAGAATTTGTTAAACTACTGGAGCAACTGAGAAAAGGAGACACACTTGTGATATTTTCTCTTTCCAGGCTTGGAAGAAAGACCAAAGATCTTATCGAATTGATAGAAAAATTTAATTCAGAAGGGATCTCTCTAGTGTCACTTAAGGAAAGCATAGATACCAACTCCCCGGTGGGAAGAGCTATGATAGGTATGATCTCTATCTTTGCAGAACTGGAAAGAGAACTGATTACTGAAAGAGTGAAAGAAGGCGTGAAAAATGCCAGATCCAGGGGAAGGCTTGGTGGAAGACCACGTTTAGACAGTGAAAAAGTAAAAGAAGCCTTAGCTCTCTACCATACAGAACATTATTCAGTACAGGAAATCATAAAGAAAACAGGAGTTTCTAAAGCCACACTCTACAGGAGACTTTCTGAGTTAGAGGATAAAAATGAAAACAACTAA
- a CDS encoding SDR family NAD(P)-dependent oxidoreductase: MIIEGDIRKQENVADIFESVEKRFGTVNVLVNNACGYPVNDTIFTITEKDINDGYDVDVKGLIFMIQEFVKRFSKFYGYSPKETSLQERLVDRSLSKDLTAGIPKLHGRIINMSTDAAQVMPGVIAYGSSKAAVEALTRSIAIEVGHLGITVNTVAPGPTQTGYIDTELENSVLPSIPLGRLGEPGDIADMILFFASEKASWITGQVIKVSGGHAL, encoded by the coding sequence TTGATAATAGAAGGAGATATCAGGAAACAAGAAAATGTTGCTGATATCTTTGAGTCAGTTGAAAAAAGATTTGGTACTGTCAATGTTTTAGTTAATAATGCCTGCGGTTATCCTGTCAATGATACTATATTTACTATAACCGAGAAAGACATCAATGACGGATATGATGTTGATGTAAAAGGGCTTATATTCATGATTCAGGAATTTGTAAAAAGATTCAGCAAATTTTACGGATATTCTCCTAAGGAAACCTCACTGCAGGAAAGATTGGTAGATAGAAGTCTTAGCAAAGATTTAACGGCAGGAATACCTAAACTGCATGGAAGAATAATCAATATGAGTACAGATGCTGCCCAGGTAATGCCGGGAGTAATTGCCTACGGATCTTCAAAGGCTGCAGTTGAAGCTCTTACAAGATCTATTGCCATAGAAGTCGGACATTTAGGGATAACTGTAAATACAGTGGCACCAGGTCCTACTCAAACTGGATATATAGATACAGAATTAGAAAACAGCGTACTTCCTTCAATTCCTCTTGGAAGACTGGGAGAACCTGGAGATATAGCAGATATGATTCTATTTTTTGCTTCAGAGAAAGCTTCGTGGATAACAGGACAGGTAATAAAAGTATCTGGTGGACATGCTTTATAA
- a CDS encoding ATP-binding cassette domain-containing protein gives MCLKGPNGCGKSSIINAIKKKIPYTGIIFIPNNIRVVYLEQEFEATYLELTLKEYIRELGEDEAEFRKLLSAFGVYSDILNKKLKLFSEGEKKKINLASTMLRESSLLVWDEPLNYIDMEMREKLEEMILKYKPTILFIEHDKMFIENIATKVFYLYKN, from the coding sequence ATCTGTTTAAAAGGCCCTAACGGATGTGGGAAAAGCTCTATAATAAATGCTATAAAAAAGAAAATTCCATATACTGGAATTATATTCATTCCCAATAATATAAGAGTTGTCTATCTGGAGCAGGAGTTTGAAGCAACATATTTAGAGCTCACTTTGAAGGAATATATCAGGGAGCTTGGAGAAGATGAAGCTGAGTTTAGGAAGCTGCTTTCCGCTTTTGGAGTTTACAGTGATATTTTAAACAAGAAACTAAAGCTATTCAGCGAAGGGGAAAAGAAAAAGATAAATCTGGCAAGCACAATGCTCAGAGAATCAAGCCTTCTTGTCTGGGATGAACCTCTTAACTATATCGACATGGAAATGAGAGAGAAGCTGGAGGAGATGATTTTAAAATACAAACCAACTATTTTATTTATTGAACACGATAAAATGTTTATAGAGAATATTGCAACTAAGGTATTCTATCTATATAAAAACTAA
- a CDS encoding ATP-binding cassette domain-containing protein, producing the protein MSKITINRLDFSYDNPYKEIFNDLNLILDTEWKTVIFGKNGRGKTTFMKLLSGELVSSKGTISKECEINFFPKEIPDETKDVLEIVKNLIAPFKNLEDTIAKALKDFQGENIEIYSTAEELYSKYGGYTVENKIEKEMEMLNLDLKMLSRSWNTLSGGEKTKFQLLSLFLKNDSYPIIDEPTNHLDIEGREQIARYLNGKSGFLCVSHDRNFLDTISDHVLAMEKNKVYITKSSFLPYYQEMNEEQGNERYQKK; encoded by the coding sequence ATGAGCAAAATAACAATAAACAGATTAGATTTCAGCTATGATAATCCTTATAAAGAGATATTTAATGATTTAAATCTAATTTTAGACACGGAATGGAAAACTGTTATTTTTGGAAAAAATGGAAGAGGAAAAACCACATTTATGAAGCTGTTGTCAGGGGAGCTAGTTTCTAGTAAAGGCACTATCTCCAAAGAGTGTGAAATCAATTTTTTTCCAAAAGAGATCCCGGATGAAACAAAAGACGTATTAGAGATTGTAAAAAATCTTATAGCTCCCTTCAAAAATTTGGAGGATACCATAGCTAAGGCTCTTAAAGATTTTCAGGGAGAAAATATAGAGATCTATTCTACAGCTGAAGAACTTTATAGCAAATACGGCGGATATACTGTAGAAAATAAAATCGAGAAAGAGATGGAGATGTTAAATTTAGATTTAAAAATGCTCTCCAGATCCTGGAATACTTTAAGCGGCGGAGAAAAAACGAAATTTCAGCTGCTCTCATTATTTCTTAAAAACGACAGCTATCCCATTATTGACGAACCTACAAATCATTTGGATATAGAAGGCAGGGAGCAGATAGCCAGGTATCTGAATGGCAAAAGCGGATTTCTCTGTGTTTCTCATGACAGAAATTTCTTAGATACAATCTCAGATCATGTCCTGGCAATGGAGAAAAATAAAGTTTACATTACAAAATCCAGCTTCCTTCCATATTATCAGGAAATGAATGAAGAACAAGGAAATGAGCGCTATCAAAAAAAATGA
- a CDS encoding Rid family detoxifying hydrolase, with amino-acid sequence MAYTSGQIPVDPKTGEIEAKIEEQTRQSCENVKAILEAGGSNLEKVFKTTCFLADMKDFVAFNKIYEEYFVSKPARSCVAVKELPKGVLCEIEVIALIK; translated from the coding sequence TTGGCCTATACATCGGGGCAAATTCCAGTAGATCCTAAAACTGGAGAAATTGAAGCTAAAATAGAAGAACAAACTAGACAGAGTTGTGAAAATGTGAAAGCAATATTAGAAGCAGGAGGAAGTAATTTAGAAAAGGTATTTAAAACAACTTGTTTTCTAGCAGATATGAAAGATTTTGTTGCTTTTAATAAAATTTATGAGGAATATTTTGTTTCTAAACCTGCTAGGAGTTGTGTGGCAGTAAAAGAATTACCAAAGGGAGTTTTATGCGAAATAGAGGTAATAGCATTGATAAAATAA
- a CDS encoding glutaredoxin, translating into MEIIMIGSHLCQDTLYALYKLKEQNVTINFKNIATDFAVLKEYIKIYTENELYEEVRKNGKLGIPFFQLEDGGYTLNLEEVLEKL; encoded by the coding sequence ATGGAAATTATTATGATTGGAAGTCATTTGTGTCAAGATACTTTATATGCTCTTTATAAATTAAAAGAACAAAATGTGACTATTAATTTTAAAAATATAGCTACAGACTTTGCAGTTTTAAAAGAATACATAAAGATATATACTGAAAATGAGTTATACGAAGAAGTTAGAAAAAATGGGAAGTTAGGAATTCCGTTTTTCCAATTAGAAGATGGTGGATATACTCTTAACTTAGAAGAAGTTTTAGAGAAATTATAA
- a CDS encoding MalY/PatB family protein gives MDKQNFIKEYAVDRHNSNSYKWDDLKNRFGKDDLISMWIADMDFKTSNKIIESMIERIKNGVFGYSFLPNEYYIAFSKWMVERHKLELDKEWIRFSTGVVTSISWMINAFTQEEDACLILTPVYPPFHNTITNNNRRLVTVDLINNNGYFTMDYEEIEKVIAENKIKMFIHCSPHNPVGRVWKEKELEKIFDICKKYNVLIVSDEIHQDIILKEHKFIPAMLVENGKYNDNLIVLSSASKTFNLAGLIHSHILIYNEDLRNKYDNYIKRINRTEVNIIGAIATQTGYEHGKEWLENILEIIQNNYEYMKSEFEKKASEIVISPLEGTYLVFINLQGYIKAENIKDFIQNKCNLAVNYGETFGENFGGFIRLNLATNPEYIKIAVKNILTEIKKLK, from the coding sequence ATGGATAAACAGAATTTTATAAAAGAATATGCTGTAGATCGTCATAATAGTAATTCTTATAAATGGGATGATCTAAAAAATAGATTTGGAAAAGACGATTTAATCTCAATGTGGATTGCAGATATGGATTTTAAAACAAGTAATAAAATAATAGAAAGTATGATTGAAAGAATAAAAAATGGTGTATTTGGTTATTCTTTTTTACCAAATGAATATTATATTGCATTTTCAAAATGGATGGTTGAAAGACATAAATTAGAGTTAGATAAAGAATGGATACGGTTTTCAACTGGAGTTGTAACTTCTATAAGTTGGATGATAAATGCATTTACACAAGAAGAAGATGCTTGTTTAATATTAACACCAGTGTATCCACCATTTCATAATACAATTACAAATAATAACAGACGGTTAGTAACCGTTGACTTAATAAATAATAATGGATATTTTACAATGGATTATGAAGAAATAGAAAAAGTAATAGCTGAAAATAAAATAAAAATGTTTATTCATTGTTCACCGCATAATCCTGTTGGAAGAGTTTGGAAAGAAAAAGAATTAGAGAAAATATTTGATATTTGTAAAAAATATAATGTTTTAATAGTAAGTGATGAAATACATCAAGATATAATTTTAAAGGAACATAAATTTATACCAGCAATGTTAGTAGAAAACGGAAAATATAATGATAATTTAATTGTATTATCATCTGCATCAAAAACATTTAATTTAGCTGGATTAATTCATTCACATATACTTATTTATAATGAAGATCTACGAAATAAATATGATAATTATATAAAGAGAATAAATAGAACAGAAGTCAACATAATTGGAGCGATTGCTACTCAAACTGGATATGAACATGGAAAAGAATGGTTAGAAAATATTTTAGAAATTATTCAAAATAATTATGAATATATGAAATCAGAATTTGAAAAAAAAGCTTCTGAGATTGTAATTTCACCTTTAGAAGGAACATATTTAGTTTTTATAAACTTACAAGGGTATATAAAGGCAGAAAATATTAAGGATTTTATTCAAAATAAGTGTAATTTAGCAGTAAATTATGGGGAAACTTTTGGAGAAAATTTTGGGGGGTTCATACGACTTAATTTAGCTACTAATCCAGAATATATAAAAATAGCAGTAAAAAATATATTAACTGAGATAAAAAAATTAAAATAA
- a CDS encoding DUF401 family protein codes for MDLIKLISIFCVILIFIKLNKPLYISISTGIFTCILMYNIPIKESLKLIVKGFVDSNTTNLILAFYTITFIQRMMENRGFLLLAEKTLYAIFNSKRVNAMVAPFIIGILPSPGAVLIAAPIVENSAGNHLEIEEKAFVASHFRHISESFLPTYSSILLALRLGNINTSKFVFYMIPMVILLFLLGYFFYIKKIPKEEYVKDNINKINETKKLMKYLWPIILVITLILGFRLPVYYATIITIMIFAIIGKFKILELIPMLKTSFELKLILSTITIMIFSKFISYVGIINKLPTYFNKLDIAPIYIFVIIFMISTLMAGSQATIALVIPLAFATIPSGGIPLMILLMCITYITMQISPTHICLAVVTEHFNITFIELFKKTFFIFIIFTISSFAYFFLLTKII; via the coding sequence TTGGACTTAATAAAATTAATAAGTATTTTTTGTGTGATATTAATTTTTATAAAATTAAACAAACCATTATATATATCTATTAGTACGGGAATATTTACCTGTATACTAATGTATAATATTCCAATTAAAGAATCGCTAAAACTTATAGTAAAAGGATTTGTTGATAGCAATACAACAAATCTTATCTTAGCATTTTATACAATAACTTTTATTCAAAGAATGATGGAAAATAGAGGGTTTCTTTTATTGGCAGAAAAAACTTTATATGCAATATTTAATAGTAAAAGAGTAAATGCTATGGTTGCACCATTTATAATAGGAATACTTCCATCTCCTGGAGCAGTATTAATAGCAGCACCTATTGTTGAAAATTCAGCTGGAAATCATTTGGAAATAGAAGAGAAAGCCTTTGTAGCAAGTCATTTTAGACATATATCAGAATCATTTTTACCTACATATTCTTCGATACTTTTAGCATTGAGATTAGGTAACATAAATACAAGTAAATTTGTATTTTATATGATTCCAATGGTCATCTTGTTATTTTTGCTAGGATATTTTTTTTATATAAAGAAAATTCCTAAAGAGGAGTATGTAAAAGATAACATCAACAAAATAAATGAGACAAAAAAACTTATGAAATATCTATGGCCTATAATTTTAGTTATAACTTTAATTTTAGGATTTAGACTTCCAGTATATTATGCAACTATTATAACAATAATGATTTTTGCTATAATAGGAAAATTTAAAATCTTAGAACTTATTCCAATGTTAAAAACATCTTTTGAATTAAAACTCATTTTGAGTACAATCACCATAATGATTTTTTCAAAGTTTATATCATATGTGGGTATAATAAATAAACTTCCTACATATTTTAATAAATTAGATATTGCTCCAATATATATTTTTGTAATTATATTTATGATATCTACATTAATGGCGGGGTCTCAAGCTACAATAGCGCTTGTTATTCCATTAGCTTTTGCAACAATTCCATCTGGTGGAATTCCTTTGATGATTTTATTGATGTGTATAACTTATATTACGATGCAAATTTCACCAACACATATATGCTTAGCTGTAGTAACAGAACATTTTAATATAACTTTTATTGAACTTTTTAAAAAAACATTTTTTATATTTATAATATTTACTATATCAAGTTTTGCATATTTTTTCTTATTAACTAAAATTATTTAA
- a CDS encoding tyrosine-type recombinase/integrase, which produces MKNTVEGFKNEIDLKIFENRLAEINPTCFLVWKVGVNLALRVSDVLKITVDQAKNYLLTGNYLAIDKKTGKVNHVKINENTSIALKEALELRKKAIVSEDNPFLFVGEGNRTSKSKNHITRQAVDKYFKIAVFDENLSIRVGTHTMRKTWGNLAYSKGYKLELIMKRLNHSSQSTTLLYLGITDSDMNKVVAELNI; this is translated from the coding sequence ATGAAAAATACTGTTGAAGGGTTTAAAAATGAGATAGATTTAAAAATATTTGAAAATAGATTGGCTGAAATTAATCCTACTTGTTTCCTGGTATGGAAAGTTGGAGTTAATTTAGCTCTTAGAGTTTCTGATGTTTTAAAAATTACTGTAGATCAAGCTAAAAATTATCTTTTAACTGGAAACTATCTAGCCATTGATAAGAAAACTGGAAAAGTTAATCATGTAAAAATAAATGAAAATACATCTATCGCTCTTAAAGAAGCTCTTGAATTAAGAAAAAAAGCTATAGTATCTGAAGATAATCCATTTCTTTTTGTTGGAGAAGGGAATAGAACTAGTAAAAGTAAAAATCATATAACTAGACAGGCAGTTGATAAATATTTTAAAATAGCAGTATTTGACGAAAATTTAAGTATTCGTGTAGGAACTCATACTATGAGAAAAACTTGGGGAAATTTAGCATATTCTAAAGGGTACAAGCTAGAACTTATTATGAAAAGATTAAATCATAGTAGTCAATCTACTACACTTCTATATTTAGGTATTACTGATAGTGATATGAACAAAGTTGTTGCAGAACTTAATATTTAA
- a CDS encoding glycoside hydrolase family 32 protein — translation MSKRPLFHFTPEKNWMNDPNGLSHFNGEYHIFYQHNPENCYWGNMTWGHAKSKDLFAWEHLEHALYPDSKELGDIDGCFSGSAFVKDNELHLFYTGVEMTTKRLNEFGNTITVGDDDLISTQILAKSKDGINFEKVAKLEVPIPEKTCTAHIRDPKVWETDGKYYMVLGAKDQAGGKILMYESDDLKNWNIFTELKEANMGFMWECPDLFEIGGKEVLVFSPQGIGTDGQVHIAGYYLGDFDYEKKEFLHSDLKRLDNGFEFYAPQSFLDEKGRRVLIGWLVNHAPLPGENFTGIMTIPRELNYKDGKLYQMPVKEIEKYRNKELGEFSELDNKNQYDLNLKIGTDKDFTLILFENNGVGLKLHFDFKENKIILDRSDIINDFKVLETFGLKRELNLEIKEPSIELRVIVDKCVAEIYINNGEYVMSAVVNPKLNQNKVILIGEILEKKIYELKR, via the coding sequence ATGAGTAAAAGACCATTATTTCATTTTACACCAGAAAAAAATTGGATGAATGACCCAAATGGGTTATCACATTTTAATGGAGAGTATCATATATTTTATCAACATAATCCAGAAAATTGTTATTGGGGAAATATGACTTGGGGGCATGCTAAAAGTAAGGATCTTTTTGCATGGGAACATCTAGAACATGCATTATATCCTGATAGTAAAGAGCTTGGTGACATTGATGGATGTTTCTCTGGAAGTGCTTTTGTGAAAGATAATGAATTACATCTATTTTATACAGGTGTAGAAATGACTACTAAAAGATTAAATGAATTTGGAAATACAATAACAGTAGGAGATGATGACTTAATATCAACTCAAATTTTAGCTAAATCAAAAGATGGAATTAATTTTGAAAAAGTTGCAAAATTAGAAGTACCAATTCCAGAAAAAACTTGTACAGCTCATATAAGAGATCCAAAAGTATGGGAAACAGATGGAAAATACTATATGGTTTTAGGGGCAAAAGATCAAGCTGGTGGAAAAATACTTATGTATGAATCAGATGATTTAAAAAATTGGAATATTTTTACAGAGTTAAAAGAAGCCAATATGGGATTTATGTGGGAGTGTCCAGATCTATTTGAAATTGGTGGAAAAGAAGTTCTTGTATTTAGTCCTCAAGGAATTGGAACAGATGGTCAAGTTCATATAGCAGGTTATTATTTAGGTGATTTTGATTATGAGAAAAAAGAGTTTCTTCATAGTGATTTAAAAAGGTTAGACAACGGATTTGAATTCTATGCACCTCAAAGTTTTTTAGATGAAAAAGGTAGAAGAGTTTTAATCGGATGGTTAGTAAACCATGCACCTTTACCAGGTGAAAACTTTACAGGAATAATGACAATTCCAAGAGAGTTAAATTATAAAGATGGGAAATTATATCAAATGCCAGTAAAGGAGATAGAAAAATATAGAAATAAAGAACTTGGAGAGTTTTCAGAATTAGATAATAAAAATCAGTATGATTTAAATTTAAAAATAGGTACAGATAAAGATTTTACTTTGATATTATTTGAGAATAATGGAGTTGGATTAAAGTTACATTTTGATTTTAAAGAGAATAAAATTATTTTAGATAGAAGTGATATTATAAATGATTTTAAAGTATTAGAAACATTTGGATTAAAAAGAGAACTAAATTTAGAAATAAAAGAACCAAGCATTGAGTTAAGAGTTATAGTAGACAAATGTGTAGCAGAAATCTATATAAATAATGGAGAATATGTTATGAGTGCAGTTGTAAATCCAAAACTAAATCAAAATAAAGTTATATTGATAGGAGAGATTTTAGAAAAAAAAATATATGAATTAAAAAGATAA
- a CDS encoding solute:sodium symporter family transporter, which produces MLMIISFIFFTLLVATLTYFKTKGDNLTTNDGYFLGGRSLTGGFIAGSLMLTNLSPVNFSGMSAQSYVYNMSVMGWEVCSGITLVLVAMFLVPRYLKGGLTTIPEFLEERFDSSVKQFVTYLFLVSYLLSALPPTLYAGALVLSQLFDIPGMLNVSHTASIWITVWAIGIIGAIYAIFGGLKAVAFSDTLNGIGLIIGGLAVPYLGFKFIGKGDFFHGVIKLVESHPEKFDAIGKSSDSLPFSTLFTGMILVNLYYWGTDQGIIQRALGAKNLKEGQKGVMIAGFLKILTPLMVIIPGIIGYHIYGDTISDADLTYSYLVRDLMPNYLLGFFAAVMFGAVLSSYNSVLNSAATLFSLNIYKPKFGKNKSDLEIVNKGKLFGFLVALISMFIAPMIMNAPNGLFQYLQTVNGFFSVPIFTIIFIGYTTKRVPAIAAKIALIIFVSSYAMLQLVVKPDLHFLHQLAILFVICCGIMLAIGKKYPRKEPFILKDKNVVELTPWDKQYEVATLIVTFMISFYLIFSKLGLVTQNYSNLKSYLMILWTVAIMIALFFRKRRLRKIELESIKIIQGEA; this is translated from the coding sequence ATGTTAATGATAATATCTTTCATTTTTTTCACATTGTTAGTAGCAACACTAACATATTTTAAAACAAAAGGTGATAACCTAACAACAAATGACGGGTACTTTTTGGGTGGAAGGAGTTTAACAGGTGGTTTCATAGCAGGATCTTTAATGCTTACAAATTTAAGTCCAGTAAATTTTTCAGGAATGAGTGCACAATCTTATGTATATAATATGTCAGTTATGGGTTGGGAAGTTTGTTCTGGAATAACTCTAGTTCTAGTTGCAATGTTTTTAGTTCCAAGATATTTAAAAGGAGGACTTACGACTATACCAGAATTTTTAGAAGAACGATTCGATTCTAGTGTTAAGCAATTTGTAACTTATCTTTTTCTAGTAAGTTATTTACTCAGTGCATTACCACCAACTTTATACGCAGGTGCTTTAGTTTTAAGTCAACTATTTGATATTCCAGGAATGCTAAATGTAAGTCATACAGCAAGTATTTGGATAACAGTTTGGGCAATTGGAATAATAGGTGCAATCTATGCTATATTTGGTGGATTAAAAGCGGTAGCTTTTTCAGATACATTAAATGGAATAGGACTTATAATTGGAGGATTGGCTGTTCCATATTTAGGATTTAAATTTATAGGTAAGGGTGATTTTTTTCATGGAGTTATAAAACTTGTAGAATCTCATCCAGAAAAATTTGATGCTATAGGAAAAAGTAGCGATTCATTACCGTTTTCAACACTCTTTACTGGAATGATTTTAGTTAACTTATATTACTGGGGTACAGATCAAGGAATAATTCAAAGAGCTTTAGGAGCTAAGAATTTAAAAGAGGGACAAAAAGGAGTTATGATAGCAGGATTTTTAAAGATATTAACACCTTTAATGGTTATTATTCCTGGAATAATTGGTTATCATATATATGGTGATACAATCTCTGATGCAGATTTAACTTATTCTTATTTAGTAAGAGATCTTATGCCAAATTATCTTTTAGGATTCTTTGCTGCAGTTATGTTTGGAGCAGTTTTAAGTTCATATAATAGTGTTTTAAATAGTGCTGCAACTCTTTTTAGTTTAAATATATATAAACCGAAGTTTGGAAAAAATAAAAGTGACTTAGAGATTGTAAATAAAGGCAAACTATTTGGATTTTTAGTAGCATTGATATCGATGTTTATAGCACCTATGATAATGAATGCTCCAAATGGCCTTTTCCAATATTTGCAAACAGTAAATGGATTTTTTAGTGTACCAATATTTACAATAATATTTATTGGATATACAACAAAAAGAGTTCCTGCAATAGCAGCAAAAATTGCTTTAATTATTTTTGTTTCATCATATGCAATGTTACAACTTGTGGTAAAACCAGATTTACATTTTTTACATCAATTGGCAATTTTATTTGTAATTTGTTGTGGAATAATGTTAGCTATTGGAAAAAAATACCCAAGAAAAGAGCCTTTTATTTTAAAAGATAAAAATGTAGTTGAATTAACACCTTGGGATAAGCAATATGAAGTTGCAACGTTAATAGTAACATTTATGATTTCGTTTTACTTAATATTCTCAAAATTAGGTTTAGTAACACAAAATTATAGTAATTTAAAAAGTTACTTAATGATATTATGGACAGTTGCTATAATGATTGCACTGTTCTTTAGAAAAAGAAGATTAAGAAAAATAGAGTTAGAAAGTATTAAAATTATACAAGGAGAAGCCTAA
- a CDS encoding LacI family DNA-binding transcriptional regulator produces MVKMKDVALKAEVSQATVSRVINGSTYVEPYTRQKVLDVIEELGYKVNSAAKALSSKKSSVIAVILPDISNPYFAEILNVIENEAYQSGYEVIFMNSQGNEHKEKKLIDNILKYKPLGVVLSPLDNEENYSKKLIENKIPVVTMGKLSQNFSGVSINHKVGGELLAKHFVSLGHEKIGYIGNKDDKFKGFKDGLASLNVNLKDENCIDFYNYSSINIKEAVYSSLEKYLKKHKKFDFTAIFTGNDIVAMEVINFFRDKGIKVPEDIAVAGFDNISFTSYLSITTVAQPVREIAFLAFERLMMEAKSGNKEIKHIEILPRLIPRDSTVKFFK; encoded by the coding sequence ATGGTTAAGATGAAAGATGTAGCTTTGAAAGCTGAAGTTTCTCAAGCAACAGTTTCAAGAGTTATAAATGGTAGTACATATGTTGAACCATATACGAGACAAAAAGTTTTAGATGTAATAGAAGAACTTGGTTACAAAGTAAATAGTGCTGCTAAAGCCTTATCAAGTAAAAAAAGTTCTGTAATAGCTGTTATATTACCTGATATATCAAATCCATATTTTGCTGAAATTTTGAATGTAATAGAAAATGAAGCTTATCAAAGTGGCTATGAAGTAATTTTTATGAATAGTCAAGGAAATGAACATAAAGAAAAAAAATTGATAGACAATATATTAAAGTATAAGCCATTAGGAGTAGTGTTATCACCTTTAGATAATGAAGAAAACTATTCAAAAAAGTTAATTGAAAATAAGATTCCAGTTGTGACTATGGGGAAATTATCACAAAATTTTTCTGGAGTATCAATTAATCATAAAGTTGGTGGAGAACTTTTAGCAAAACATTTTGTAAGTTTAGGACATGAAAAAATTGGATATATCGGAAATAAAGATGATAAATTTAAAGGTTTCAAAGATGGCTTAGCAAGTTTAAATGTAAATTTAAAAGATGAAAATTGTATAGATTTCTATAATTATTCATCTATCAATATAAAAGAAGCTGTATATAGTTCTTTAGAAAAATATTTAAAAAAGCATAAGAAGTTTGATTTTACGGCTATATTTACAGGAAATGATATTGTTGCTATGGAAGTTATAAACTTTTTTAGAGACAAGGGGATAAAAGTTCCAGAGGATATTGCAGTAGCAGGTTTTGATAATATAAGCTTTACAAGTTATTTATCTATAACAACAGTAGCACAGCCAGTAAGGGAGATTGCATTTTTGGCATTTGAAAGGTTAATGATGGAAGCGAAAAGTGGTAATAAAGAGATAAAGCATATAGAGATATTACCTAGATTGATTCCAAGAGATTCAACAGTAAAATTCTTTAAATAA